The Mugil cephalus isolate CIBA_MC_2020 chromosome 8, CIBA_Mcephalus_1.1, whole genome shotgun sequence genome segment aaatatagatttttttttctctgagaacATGAGGAACAAGCAACTAAGGAGCTCAGCCAGCTGACTCCGGCTTCCCAGGTCTACAAAACATTCAGAGCAGTCGTCTCTCGCTGTAGAATAGGAGGAACTCTTAATGGATTTCATGACTGTAGGCAGTGGCAACTGAAAGTTCATCATCTCATCTTACCACCTTTGAAATGGACACATAAAGTCTGTATTTTTACAAGTGTTCCAGAGGTTAGAGATGGGACTGTCCTGCagtcctgcttcacttcactCCATTTACTCTCTAAACTTTTGTGGCCAGAGACTGAATCTCTGACTTCTGAGTCTGGGCGCTGAGCGTAGACGACATGGAGCTCATCTGGCCATGCATAGCTTTCTTCAGGTTGAGAAGGCACAGGCACTGGGAACGAAAGCGCAGGTCAAAGAAAGCGTACAGGAACGGGTTGAGGCAGCTGTTGACGTAGGCCAAGCAAGTAGCGTAGGGGTGAGCGAGCAGCAGGAAACGCAGGAAGCCACAAGAGCTGGGAGCGAGGCTCAGGTAAGAGAGGGCGTCCATGCTCTTCAGCACATGGAAGGGCGTCCAGCAGATGGcaaacaccaccaccagtgtGGTGATGATCTTCAGCAGCCGCTTTTTCTTCTGGTCCTCCTTGCGCAGGTTGTTGAAGTGACGTGTGACAGTGCAGCCGATGAAGCAGTAGAAGATTGTCATGGCCAAGAAAGGCAGGAGGAACCCCAAGGCAGAGGAGGACAGGCTCAGTCCTGCAATCCAGAGGTACTCATGCCTCTGGTTCATCGTCACCAGGCTGAAGTCCATGGCACAAGTGGTCCTGTTGCTGTTTTGGTCATTCACGGTGGTGCGGAACAGCAGGGTGGGCACAGCAAGTAGGCCAGACAGAAACCAGATAGCACCCAGGGAAGCCAGCATGGTTCCTCTCGAGCGCAGCCTGCTGCTGGACAGGGAGTGCACGATGGCCAGGTACCGATCAAAGCTTAGACAGGTGAGGCAGAAAACGCTGGCATACATGTTGACCAGAACAACGTAGCTGCTGATTTTGCACAGAGCCACACCAAAGGGCCAGTGGTAGCCCAGAGCTGTGTACACGGCCCAGAGAGGTAGGGTTATAACAAAGGTGAGGTCAGCGAGAGCCAAGTTTCCTATGTAGACGTCTGCAGCCCGACGTTTAGATTTGGATCTCCACACGGTGAAGATGACCACGCCGTTACCTGACAGGCCCAGGATGAAGATGAGCATGTAGAGGACTGGGATGAGAGAGTAAGAGGGCTCCCACTCTGAGAAGTCGCATGCAGTCTCATTGTCATCATAATACTCATAGTTGTCACTATATTCCACAGTGGTGGACTCCATGATGAAGTGGAAAAGATcttctcaaaagaaaaatcctttaaaaattGAGTCCTGGTCAAAATCCAAGAAGCAAACGAAAGCAGAATTCTGTGCAACAGGAGCAAAAAGTTCTGCTGCTGACAAAGAGGACAgattgtgtgtgagagtgagtgacTGCTGACGCTGTCTGCCTTTTTAAACCCGACCCTCCACACCCCTGGTTCCCTCCCAGGACGACCCCCCGCCCCCTCACCACCCAGTAaaacccccctctctctcttacCTCTTCTGGCGCAGCCCATCCCTCCGCCTGGAGGAGCCTCTATACAGTTCCCTCTGTAGACAGGACAAtccttcaaaaaacaaaataacacacttAAAGCAAATGTaactgaaaggaaaataataataataatttaattcgGCAAATAGTAAGATTATGTGGGTTGGATATATGCGAAATAAAGataattaagtttaatttatattttttttggcccaTTAAGAGCTcatgtgtaataataataatgataataacaacaaaaataataataataatacacagataAATGTCATCAAACTTTAGATTTAATCAGTCATCTTTACTCATGTGAATAAATTCCATCATGTAAACAAAAAGGACCGACGCACCACCCTGCCTCAcgcttcttcatcttctcccgTGATGACTTTatctttaaaatttaaaagaaaaaaaagaaaagaaaaaaagaaaaaatgtactCGACGGTGTCGCTTTATTTCCCTCCAATGATTTACTCAGAAAAGGAGACCTATGCGGAACAGGTCTGGACATTTCTGCGCCTCTCGTTTAACATCACAATCACTTCACTTAAAGGGCTGTTAAAAGTGCAAACCGCCGATGAGTCCCATTTTGTAATTTCTCGTCCGCAGCTGACGCcacttttaattcattttcatcaatGCATGTTGCAACTTTAATTCGTGAAATATCTGGAGATACGTTGAGCGTACCCTTGAAGTGGGAGCGTAATTAGATCGACAGTGAATTGCGAGCTTGTTTGAAGATTAGATTAAATGTCAGTGGGCAGCGCAGGGGGTGAGTGTGTGAATCCAATTCTCAAGTCTGAGGATTCATTTCCATGATAAAAAAGGACATGCAAACACGTCGggttgaaacaaaaacaaaaggaaacctCGCATTGACGCTACCTTCGTTTTTAAACCCCTTTCATTGGATCTTTTGGATCTTCACGCTCGTTTAAAGCCACTGTAGTGATTGCATCAAATCAGGAGTTAATGCAGCAAATGAgcattttatgtttaatgatttaaaaagaatgGTTTATAGATCACCTCAACGTTTAGTTGTTTTATCTTACCACacatggaaattaaataaaagtagcaGTTCATCATTAACATACTCCACTATAAGTTTTCTACAAGTTTAGATTTGAACTAGTCAGCCCATCTGGAAGATGACAGGATATGTTGGTGTTCAAACTGCAGTCAGACAGCCTAAAGGAATTATtttcagtgaaagaaaaaaaaagtggataaGTCTGAACATTATTTACAGCAGGTTTAGTTTGGATTGTCTGTCCAAAAAAGCCTCCTGGTGGTGATAACAAGGAGCTATTACAAACAGTAAATCCTCACAGGGGATTATTAGCCTGCGAATGCATCCACTTTGAGAAATGCCCTTGATGAAGGAAGGGCTTTTTGGATCACAGCTTATCAGCCCACAGCGAGTGACTGGTGATTGTACTGTACAAATCAGAGTCAGAGCCGCCTGATGGGAGTCGAACATGGCAGACATGTCATTATTTAACGAGGAGTGTGGAGacatttctcctctttgtcAGAACAACTTGTCTGGCAGGAAAACACGGATGTCTGCTCAAACAAATGTCTtatcaggtaaaaaaaaaaaaaaaaaaaaaagtttgtttttgtaaggCGTAGTAATAAATCTTAAAGCATCCTccttagatttatttaaaaagaaaaaatctttaaaaaaaaacaaaaaaaaacttgattatTCTGCTCTTATTTGATGCTCAGTTGCAGTAAGCACACCAGGTGTGTCCCACCTCTGCTCCATTCCCCAGAGAGATGCTTGGCGCCTGCTGCTTGCAGCCCCAGTATCCCCTGAACaaataaatttgcaaatttaaaaaataaagccaagCAGATAAGAAACAGATGGTCAGATTAGAACATCATCTTGGATATCTTCAGAGGACCTCCTCACTTGTTAATCAGAGCATTTATAGGTGCCAAGATAAAGTCCCGCTGTTGATCCTGAGATTGGGGGATGATCATCAGATAAGATTTGCTTTCCAAATAAAATATCTCAGCTAAACacattgtcatttttgttttgaagtttttttgttcttcacatGTTCCTATTGCTACCTTGACCCCGGACATGACTGCATTGTGTCACAGTCCTTTCTGTCTTCAGGCCCGGACCACACATGTGTCCCTGCCGCAGCTGTGGCTGCTTTTGATCTCCTGCTGAAATGACCCCGCTGCTGTGATATGACCGCTCCGGTCTCACtccgtgttgtgtttgtgcagggacaAAATGGAGCAATTCAATTGGAAGCTGATGCTATCAAAAGTTTCCCAAGGACCGAATAGAGGGAGGCGTGTGATACGTATCTTTACGGAGCTGATTGGAGTCAGGAGACTTTTGGGGACACTTTGCAGTGGACACATGTCAGCTCCAGTCTGGGGGAGATAACTGACTGAAGGTGTAATCTGTGACCCGAGGGTTGtttgaagtgcaaaaaattgttGGCAGCACTTTGACTTTCCACTCTGAATTGATTTGTGGAGGAGACCCCAGGCCCCACTAATCATGCTGAGGGACCCAGGGTCTTGGGCTGCAGGGGGGGTCACAGTGTAGTGTCACGTCAGAGACAAGGTCGGCCATTAAGTGTACACTGTTCCCTAGTGAATGTGCTTCGCAAGACATAAGTTTAAAATTCTGAACACAACATTGTTTCCATCTCGTAAGATCTTATACTGTGAGCTCCATTCGTGGATCTTCACATCGGCCCGCTAAGTGCCGGCTCTGCCGTGTCAGACGATGTCACACTCCTGTGCCGTGGAGTCACTGACTAACCCTTAGATGTGCGAGGGCACTGCTCCTGCTGAGGGGTTTGCTAATTGTCAAACTGCAGGTTATCGGAAGATCAACAGCTGCTGAGATTTAGTCCTAGATGGTAATTCGCTTGTGCCATCTCCTAAAAGTCaaagaataaaaccaaacaaactggACCCTGACAGCGTGATATGGAAAAGTCTGCCTGTTACTTCCACGAGGCATTGTGCTGTATTGTAAGTACCTAATTAAACCCTTAAACTGGAGGTCGCTATCATTTCCCCACATCTGCCTACTCTTGACCTCAACACTGAACTGAATGGAGACCACCACCCAATCATCATGTGTTGCGTTGATAAGGCTGCcctattgtttcatttttgtcgCTCTAAGCACTTCTCCCTTAATGAGCAACGCACCTGTTGAGTGttttattaacatttcattaCACTTTCCGGATCAGAATGAAAAAACGGATGCaaggagatttttttaaaaaaatttttattttttacatgatttttctccttttcgTCACCCTTTTTAAGCTGctgcattgatttttattttttttttgcttgaacaGTGCAAATTTCATTGAGCTGAGCGTGAAGTCAAAGTCAAGTTTTCCTTGCGTCCTTCAAATGGGGTTGGGGAGTTTATCTGCAGCAGAAGTCTGTCTGTGCTTGGAGGACAGTTGACATCCATATCAAAACCCAAACAAGGCCCAGCCAGCGCCGAGCTGCAGCAGTGTTTTCAAGCTGATTATTGTTGTTGCCACCAGAAACTAAATCTCGGCTGTTTATTTATCCCCTATCTACCTTCCTCGTTGCATGTCTGCCAAATAATAAACAGACACAGCCATGTGTCCACCACTTCAGAGAACTACACGCTGACCTCCCGTAATATGTGCACTAACTCTAATCCTTATTCTAATGTGAAGCGTTTGTGTTaacatttca includes the following:
- the aplnra gene encoding apelin receptor A, with the protein product MESTTVEYSDNYEYYDDNETACDFSEWEPSYSLIPVLYMLIFILGLSGNGVVIFTVWRSKSKRRAADVYIGNLALADLTFVITLPLWAVYTALGYHWPFGVALCKISSYVVLVNMYASVFCLTCLSFDRYLAIVHSLSSSRLRSRGTMLASLGAIWFLSGLLAVPTLLFRTTVNDQNSNRTTCAMDFSLVTMNQRHEYLWIAGLSLSSSALGFLLPFLAMTIFYCFIGCTVTRHFNNLRKEDQKKKRLLKIITTLVVVFAICWTPFHVLKSMDALSYLSLAPSSCGFLRFLLLAHPYATCLAYVNSCLNPFLYAFFDLRFRSQCLCLLNLKKAMHGQMSSMSSTLSAQTQKSEIQSLATKV